Proteins found in one Anabas testudineus chromosome 1, fAnaTes1.2, whole genome shotgun sequence genomic segment:
- the LOC113162180 gene encoding carcinoembryonic antigen-related cell adhesion molecule 1-like yields the protein MSPTAASGFFFFLLSVSVVQGQNVWGVTYTSTQICGIKGSTVDIHCYYTYPYLVRGDYTKIKRTLWFTKGNNNEPVDLRTDSDYTGRVMYQRVDKACTLKITDLRQRDSAVYKFRFITNHPDGKYTGSPGVTLSVTDLQLQVIRSTVQQDSTRAELKCQSTCSPHHTTYIWYKNGQIQRETSSSSFDLSISPADRVFCAVKGHEKFPSPSVYRPNLPSVSVSPSEIVEGSSVTLTCSSDANPAANYTWYKSDTHLKSIHEEPQFVFRSITSSDSGQYYCEAGNKLGKSRSESVSIDVKYRPNLPSVSVSPSEIVEGSSVTLTCSSDANPAANYTWYKENEESPKASGQIFTITDIRAEHSGNYYCEVQNSVGRHNNTLHLTVAGAWKLTTAAVTAAVLLIIMLIFVFLLIRKKRSSTGSSEPEETPDNTEQFVSDQEQPQEQENLQYSTVTFSNKPTDPVYCNIRGTQPGHMEEQELTEYSDVRFSSAALKSRRQESKAQTSATYSTIN from the exons ATGAGTCCGACAGCAGCAAGtggattcttcttcttccttctctctgtgtcag TGGTGCAGGGTCAGAATGTCTGGGGAGTAACTTACACTTCTACTCAGATCTGTGGTATAAAGGGATCAACAGTGGACATACACTGCTACTACACATACCCATATCTAGTAAGAGGCGATTACACTAAAATTAAGAGAACATTATGGTTTACTAAAGGGAATAATAATGAACCTGTGGATCTGAGAACAGACTCAGACTACACAGGTCGTGTGATGTATCAGCGTGTTGACAAAGCCTGTACTCTGAAGATAACAgacctgagacagagagactcagCTGTGTACAAGTTCAGGTTTATAACAAACCATCCAGATGGGAAATATACTGGTTCACCTGGAGTCACTTTGTCTGTCACAG ATCTCCAGCTTCAGGTGATCAGATCTACTGTCCAACAGGATTCTACTAGAGCAGAGTTGAAGTGTCAAAGCACTTGTTCACCTCATCATACTACCTACATCTGGTACAAGAACGGACAGATTCAGAGAGAaacatcatcttcttcttttgattTATCCATTTCTCCTGCAGACAGAGTTTTCTGTGCTGTAAAAGGACATGAGAAGTTCCCCtctccttcagtgt atcgtccaaatcttccctctgtgtcagtgagtccctctgagatagtggagggtagttcagtgactctgacctgtagcagtgatgctaacccagcagctaattatacctggtacaagAGTGACACACATCTTAAATCCATCCATGAAGAaccacagtttgtcttcagatCCATCACATCCTCTGACTCTGGACAGTATTATTGTGAAGCTGGAAACAAGCTGGGGAAGAGTAGATCTGAGTCTGTCtctattgatgtgaaat atcgtccaaatcttccctctgtgtcagtgagtccctctgagatagtggagggtagttcagtgactctgacctgtagcagtgatgctaacccagcagccaattatacctggtacaaggagaatgaagagtcaccaaaagcttcaggacagatcttcaccatcactgacatcagagctgaacacagtgggaaTTATTACTGTGAAGTTCAGAACAGTGTAGGACGTCATAACAACACTTTACATCTGACTGTTGCAG GAGCATGGAAATTAACAACTGCTGCAGTAACTGCTGCTGTTCTCCTGATCATCATGTTGATCTTTGTCTTCTTGTTGATCCG AAAAAAGAGGTCGTCCACAGGATCCTCTGAGCCTGAAGAGACACCAGACAACACAGAACAG tttgtgtctgacCAGGAACAACCACAGGAGCAGGAAAACCTTCAGTACTCTACTGTCACCTTCTCCAACAAACCCACAGATCCTGTCTACTGCAACATCAGAGGAACTCAGCCAGGACACATGGAGGAACAAGAACTTACTGAGTACTCAGATGTCAGGTTTAGCAGTGCTGCTCTGAA AAGCAGACGTCAGGAATCTAAAGCTCAAACGTCTGCAACGTACAGCACCATCAACTAA